The Agelaius phoeniceus isolate bAgePho1 chromosome 4, bAgePho1.hap1, whole genome shotgun sequence genome includes a region encoding these proteins:
- the GNPDA2 gene encoding glucosamine-6-phosphate deaminase 2 isoform X2, producing MRLVILEDYDQASEWAAKYICNRIIQFKPSQGRYFTLGLPTGNTPLGCYRKLIEYHKNGDLSFKYVKTFNMDEYVGLPRNHPESYHSYMWNNFFKHIDIDPNNAHILDGNAPDLQAECDAFEKKIEEAGGIDLFVGGIGPDGHIAFNEPGSSLSSRTRLKTLAMDTILANAKYFDGDLSKVPTMALTVGVGTVMDAREVMILITGAHKAFALYKAIEEGVNHMWTVSAFQQHPRTIFVCDEDATLELRVKTVKYFKGLMHVHNKLVDPLYSMKEN from the exons ATGAGGCTAGTAATTCTTGAAGATTATGATCAGGCTAGTGAATGGGCAGCCAAGTACATCTGTAATCGTATTATCCAGTTCAAGCCAAGTCAAGGAAGATATTTCACCCTTGGTCTACCAACAGGCAA TACACCTTTGGGATGCTACAGAAAGCTGATAGAATATCACAAAAATGGAGATCTCTCTTTCAAATACGTAAAGACTTTCAACATGGATGAGTATGTAG GGCTTCCCAGAAATCATCCAGAGAGCTATCACTCCTATATGTGGAATAACTTCTTTAAGCATATTGACATAGATCCGAATAATGCTCATATCCTTGATGGGAATGCACCAGACTTACAGGCGGAATGTGAtgcatttgaaaagaaaattgaagaaGCAGGGGGGATTGATCTGTTTGTTGGAG GCATTGGTCCAGATGGCCACATTGCATTCAATGAACCCGGATCGAGTTTGTCTTCAAGAACAAGATTAAAGACTTTAGCAATGGACACCATTTTGGCAAATGCTAAATACTTTGATGGAGACTTATCTAAAGTACCAACTATGGCGCTAACAGTTGGTGTGGGTACAGTGATGGATGCTAGAGAA GTGATGATTCTTATAACAGGTGCACACAAGGCTTTTGCATTGTACAAAGCAATTGAAGAAGGAGTCAATCATATGTGGACAGTTTCTGCTTTCCAGCAACACCCTCGCACTATCTTTGTGTGTGATGAAGATGCTACTTTAGAACTAAGAGTTAAAACTGTGAAGTACTTTAAAG GTTTAATGCATGTGCACAATAAGCTTGTGGACCCACTGTACAGTatgaaagaaaactga
- the GNPDA2 gene encoding glucosamine-6-phosphate deaminase 2 isoform X1: MRLVILEDYDQASEWAAKYICNRIIQFKPSQGRYFTLGLPTGNTPLGCYRKLIEYHKNGDLSFKYVKTFNMDEYVGLPRNHPESYHSYMWNNFFKHIDIDPNNAHILDGNAPDLQAECDAFEKKIEEAGGIDLFVGGIGPDGHIAFNEPGSSLSSRTRLKTLAMDTILANAKYFDGDLSKVPTMALTVGVGTVMDAREVRTHLVLVACVFSRLVGIDTGIKSKETFVLQVMILITGAHKAFALYKAIEEGVNHMWTVSAFQQHPRTIFVCDEDATLELRVKTVKYFKGLMHVHNKLVDPLYSMKEN, from the exons ATGAGGCTAGTAATTCTTGAAGATTATGATCAGGCTAGTGAATGGGCAGCCAAGTACATCTGTAATCGTATTATCCAGTTCAAGCCAAGTCAAGGAAGATATTTCACCCTTGGTCTACCAACAGGCAA TACACCTTTGGGATGCTACAGAAAGCTGATAGAATATCACAAAAATGGAGATCTCTCTTTCAAATACGTAAAGACTTTCAACATGGATGAGTATGTAG GGCTTCCCAGAAATCATCCAGAGAGCTATCACTCCTATATGTGGAATAACTTCTTTAAGCATATTGACATAGATCCGAATAATGCTCATATCCTTGATGGGAATGCACCAGACTTACAGGCGGAATGTGAtgcatttgaaaagaaaattgaagaaGCAGGGGGGATTGATCTGTTTGTTGGAG GCATTGGTCCAGATGGCCACATTGCATTCAATGAACCCGGATCGAGTTTGTCTTCAAGAACAAGATTAAAGACTTTAGCAATGGACACCATTTTGGCAAATGCTAAATACTTTGATGGAGACTTATCTAAAGTACCAACTATGGCGCTAACAGTTGGTGTGGGTACAGTGATGGATGCTAGAGAAGTAAGAACTCATTTAGTTCTAGTTGCATGTGTGTTTTCAAGATTAGTTGGTATTGATACTGGGATTAAAAGTAAAGAGACCTTTGTTTTGCAGGTGATGATTCTTATAACAGGTGCACACAAGGCTTTTGCATTGTACAAAGCAATTGAAGAAGGAGTCAATCATATGTGGACAGTTTCTGCTTTCCAGCAACACCCTCGCACTATCTTTGTGTGTGATGAAGATGCTACTTTAGAACTAAGAGTTAAAACTGTGAAGTACTTTAAAG GTTTAATGCATGTGCACAATAAGCTTGTGGACCCACTGTACAGTatgaaagaaaactga